In Myxococcota bacterium, a single window of DNA contains:
- the tuf gene encoding elongation factor Tu (EF-Tu; promotes GTP-dependent binding of aminoacyl-tRNA to the A-site of ribosomes during protein biosynthesis; when the tRNA anticodon matches the mRNA codon, GTP hydrolysis results; the inactive EF-Tu-GDP leaves the ribosome and release of GDP is promoted by elongation factor Ts; many prokaryotes have two copies of the gene encoding EF-Tu), with translation LPEGSEMVMPGDNVTIVVDLITPIAMDKELRFAIREGGHTVGAGVVSEILE, from the coding sequence CTTTGCCAGAAGGCTCAGAAATGGTGATGCCAGGTGATAACGTCACCATCGTTGTAGATTTGATTACGCCGATCGCGATGGACAAAGAACTACGCTTTGCTATCCGTGAAGGTGGTCATACTGTAGGCGCCGGTGTGGTGTCTGAGATTTTGGAGTAA